The following coding sequences lie in one Candidatus Neomarinimicrobiota bacterium genomic window:
- a CDS encoding aminopeptidase P family protein, protein MKENLIREKVAQAKSLLKYFNIDCWMTVTRESGLNGDPILPYLLPGDVTWLTVIMLFKNGNDAVIAGEYDIASVDELGVYRNVIGYKESLKSVFQEILKNENPRTIALNYSEDSEICDGLTHGLYIKMKNYLRELGFESRIISSEPIISAIRERKTKSEIKLIKKAIIEAERIFDEVRDFIKPGVSEIEIADFVRSKVKERNFTTAWDERICPSVFTGPETAEAHYKPTGRKVERGHVLNMDFGVKIDGYCSDLQRTFYVLEEGETSPPEEVIRGFNTIIRIIDESRKALKPGVKGIEVDTIARQILKENGYDEFPHALGHQVGRFAHDGTALLGPAWEKYGDRPFKELMPGMVFTIEPRLKVENRGVITIEEMVLIAENGAEWLSHPQKQIHIIRRIPIRDKID, encoded by the coding sequence CTGAAGGAAAATTTGATTAGGGAGAAAGTTGCTCAGGCTAAGAGTCTTTTAAAGTATTTTAATATCGATTGCTGGATGACGGTTACCAGAGAGTCTGGTTTAAATGGTGATCCAATCCTTCCCTATCTTTTGCCTGGAGATGTTACATGGTTAACGGTTATAATGTTATTTAAAAATGGGAATGATGCTGTAATAGCTGGTGAGTATGATATAGCGAGCGTAGATGAATTAGGGGTTTATAGAAATGTAATCGGGTATAAAGAAAGTTTGAAGAGTGTTTTTCAGGAAATTTTAAAAAATGAGAATCCTCGTACCATTGCTTTGAACTATTCCGAAGACAGTGAAATTTGCGATGGGCTTACTCATGGGCTCTATATTAAGATGAAGAATTACCTGAGAGAGTTAGGATTTGAAAGTAGAATAATATCTTCAGAACCTATTATCTCAGCGATTCGGGAAAGAAAGACCAAGTCTGAGATAAAGCTTATAAAAAAAGCTATAATTGAAGCAGAGAGGATATTTGATGAGGTAAGAGATTTTATAAAGCCTGGTGTAAGTGAAATAGAAATTGCAGATTTTGTGAGGAGTAAAGTAAAAGAAAGAAATTTTACAACAGCATGGGATGAAAGAATATGTCCGTCCGTTTTTACTGGACCAGAGACTGCAGAAGCACATTACAAGCCTACTGGCAGAAAGGTTGAAAGAGGGCATGTTTTAAACATGGACTTTGGCGTTAAAATAGACGGTTATTGCTCTGATTTACAGAGGACATTTTATGTGCTGGAAGAAGGAGAGACTTCGCCGCCTGAGGAGGTTATTAGAGGGTTTAATACAATAATCAGGATCATAGATGAGTCCCGAAAGGCGTTAAAGCCTGGGGTAAAGGGTATCGAGGTGGATACTATAGCAAGGCAAATTTTAAAAGAAAACGGTTATGATGAATTTCCTCATGCTCTTGGACATCAGGTTGGTCGATTTGCTCATGATGGGACAGCTCTTCTTGGTCCTGCATGGGAAAAATATGGTGATAGACCTTTTAAGGAGCTAATGCCAGGAATGGTTTTTACAATTGAGCCGAGGTTAAAGGTTGAAAATAGAGGTGTTATCACAATTGAGGAGATGGTATTAATTGCTGAAAATGGGGCAGAGTGGCTTTCTCATCCTCAGAAGCAAATACATATAATTCGTAGAATCCCTATTCGGGATAAGATAGATTAA
- the amrB gene encoding AmmeMemoRadiSam system protein B: MAEKIIREPVVAGMFYPGSITSLTQQINQFLNEAPDFDIKPKKVYGIISPHAGYIYSGIVAAAGYKFLKNNPAKDIIITAPSHKEYFLGASIFPGDYYQTPLGLVKVNKEIGTFLAENHKYIDLSYSGHREEHSLEVQLPFLQVIFNNDFNIVPIVIGEHDLNVINELSTALQEASKNHNFIVIASSDLSHYHSYDIAVKIDRLLINKLEKYNLEELEEDFIRNNLEACGIAPILTLLKYAKLSGSPVFKTLDYKNSGDTSGTKSQVVGYLSAVIYEP, translated from the coding sequence ATGGCTGAAAAAATTATAAGAGAGCCAGTAGTAGCCGGGATGTTTTACCCTGGATCAATAACAAGTCTGACCCAGCAGATAAACCAATTTCTAAATGAAGCACCCGATTTTGATATCAAACCTAAAAAGGTATATGGAATTATTTCACCACATGCAGGCTACATATATAGCGGTATTGTCGCTGCAGCAGGTTACAAATTTTTAAAAAATAATCCAGCAAAGGACATAATAATAACCGCTCCAAGCCACAAGGAATACTTTTTAGGAGCATCAATATTTCCCGGTGATTATTATCAGACACCCCTTGGGCTGGTAAAAGTCAATAAAGAAATTGGAACATTCCTGGCTGAAAATCACAAATATATTGACTTATCATATAGTGGACACAGGGAAGAACATTCTCTTGAGGTTCAATTACCATTTCTTCAGGTAATTTTTAATAATGACTTCAACATCGTACCAATTGTAATTGGAGAACATGATTTGAATGTAATAAATGAACTTTCGACAGCTCTGCAAGAGGCTTCAAAAAACCATAATTTTATAGTGATTGCAAGCTCTGACCTTTCCCATTACCATAGCTACGATATAGCTGTTAAAATCGACAGGCTACTTATAAATAAGCTCGAAAAATATAATTTGGAAGAGCTGGAAGAAGATTTTATAAGAAATAACCTTGAAGCCTGTGGAATAGCACCAATTTTAACGTTATTGAAATATGCTAAACTATCAGGCAGTCCTGTTTTCAAAACCCTTGATTATAAAAACTCTGGAGATACCTCTGGTACAAAATCACAAGTAGTTGGCTACCTTTCCGCTGTTATTTATGAACCATAA
- a CDS encoding DUF2520 domain-containing protein, with amino-acid sequence MNHNKKNSFALLGASKTGISISYHLSKKGYIPAFCWNRSSERLKNALKYIDFKRYSTDLKNLPQNIDFMIISISDDAIESLVQRLCKLHYDLNDIIIFHTSGAIGSKALSPLKKIGAKTGAFHPFISIPDIETGISLIPETLFTCEGDIANWLKNLAEKIGKIGIIVTEKQKLILHTVAVFLLNYTVGLATEIKKLMSTNQLEIENFREDFNKIFSNKFDSSITNNFKKEISGPILRGDYNIIKKHIEILEEYPELKSLYLLSGKIICQKLIENKMPMSENIKKIFM; translated from the coding sequence ATGAACCATAATAAAAAAAATTCCTTTGCTTTACTTGGGGCAAGTAAGACAGGAATATCAATATCATACCATCTTAGTAAAAAAGGATATATCCCGGCATTCTGCTGGAATAGATCGAGTGAAAGATTAAAAAATGCTTTAAAATACATTGACTTTAAAAGATACTCCACTGATCTAAAGAATTTACCACAGAATATCGATTTTATGATAATTTCCATTAGCGATGATGCAATTGAATCCTTAGTTCAAAGATTATGCAAACTGCATTATGATCTTAATGACATTATTATCTTCCACACCTCCGGTGCTATTGGATCAAAAGCACTTTCCCCGCTTAAGAAAATAGGTGCAAAAACAGGTGCCTTTCACCCATTTATAAGTATTCCCGATATTGAAACAGGAATAAGCCTAATACCAGAAACACTTTTTACATGTGAGGGTGATATAGCAAATTGGCTAAAAAATCTTGCTGAAAAAATTGGAAAAATTGGGATAATAGTTACTGAAAAACAAAAGCTCATTTTACATACTGTTGCTGTGTTCCTGTTGAATTACACCGTTGGATTAGCAACTGAAATAAAGAAGCTCATGTCAACCAATCAATTGGAAATTGAAAATTTCAGAGAAGATTTCAATAAAATTTTTTCGAATAAATTTGACAGTTCCATTACCAATAATTTTAAAAAGGAAATTTCAGGCCCAATTTTGAGAGGTGATTATAATATAATAAAAAAGCACATTGAAATTCTGGAAGAATATCCTGAGCTCAAAAGTCTTTACTTGCTTTCTGGTAAAATAATATGTCAAAAACTAATAGAGAATAAAATGCCAATGTCTGAAAATATCAAAAAAATATTTATGTAG